The Drosophila mauritiana strain mau12 chromosome 2R, ASM438214v1, whole genome shotgun sequence genome has a segment encoding these proteins:
- the LOC117138163 gene encoding coenzyme Q-binding protein COQ10, mitochondrial isoform X1 — protein MLKGSTLKALDVRILWPLIETRSAAKLFVTLRLLLSCCSGGHQRSFSSSIHRSYITFNDFRKKHRWYTKKELVGYSMQDMYSVVSDVSNYHKFVPYVKRSDVHSQGIGGFKADLIVGFPPLNEAYTSQVTLVPPSLVKSECHDGRLFNYLLNEWSFKPGLKDIPNSCVLDFKVSFEFKSLLHSNVANIFFDLICDQMENAFIQEVRRRSGPPSIRSHVLTSDRS, from the exons ATGCTAAAAGGTAGCACACTAAAAGCACTGGACGTCAGAATCCTATGGCCCCTTATTGAAACAAGGTCAGCAG CAAAATTGTTCGTGACACTCAGATTGCTCTTATCCTGTTGCAGTGGAGGACACCAGCGCAGCTTCTCCAGCAGCATCCACCGGTCCTACATAACATTCAATGATTTCCGCAAAAAACACCGCTGGTACACCAAAAAGGAGCTTGTGGG CTACTCCATGCAGGACATGTACAGCGTGGTTTCCGACGTCAGCAATTACCACAAGTTCGTGCCGTATGTGAAGCGCTCCGATGTGCACAGCCAGGGAATTGGAGGCTTCAAGGCGGACCTCATCGTCGGCTTTCCGCCGCTTAACGAGGCGTACACCTCGCAGGTGACCCTGGTGCCGCCCAGCTTGGTTAAGTCAGAGTGCCACGATGGACGTCTGTTCAACTACCTGCTGAATGAGTGGTCTTTTAAGCCGGGCCTCAAGGACATACCTAACTCCTGCGTGCTGGACTTCAAGGTCTCGTTCGAGTTCAAGTCCCTCCTGCACAGCAACGTCGCCAACATATTTTTTGACCTTATCTGCGATCAAATGGAAAACGCTTTCATCCAGGAGGTGCGTCGACGGAGTGGTCCGCCCTCAATCCGTTCCCACGTGCTCACCTCGGATCGGTCCTGA
- the LOC117138163 gene encoding coenzyme Q-binding protein COQ10, mitochondrial isoform X2 → MLKGSTLKALDVRILWPLIETSGGHQRSFSSSIHRSYITFNDFRKKHRWYTKKELVGYSMQDMYSVVSDVSNYHKFVPYVKRSDVHSQGIGGFKADLIVGFPPLNEAYTSQVTLVPPSLVKSECHDGRLFNYLLNEWSFKPGLKDIPNSCVLDFKVSFEFKSLLHSNVANIFFDLICDQMENAFIQEVRRRSGPPSIRSHVLTSDRS, encoded by the exons ATGCTAAAAGGTAGCACACTAAAAGCACTGGACGTCAGAATCCTATGGCCCCTTATTGAAACAAG TGGAGGACACCAGCGCAGCTTCTCCAGCAGCATCCACCGGTCCTACATAACATTCAATGATTTCCGCAAAAAACACCGCTGGTACACCAAAAAGGAGCTTGTGGG CTACTCCATGCAGGACATGTACAGCGTGGTTTCCGACGTCAGCAATTACCACAAGTTCGTGCCGTATGTGAAGCGCTCCGATGTGCACAGCCAGGGAATTGGAGGCTTCAAGGCGGACCTCATCGTCGGCTTTCCGCCGCTTAACGAGGCGTACACCTCGCAGGTGACCCTGGTGCCGCCCAGCTTGGTTAAGTCAGAGTGCCACGATGGACGTCTGTTCAACTACCTGCTGAATGAGTGGTCTTTTAAGCCGGGCCTCAAGGACATACCTAACTCCTGCGTGCTGGACTTCAAGGTCTCGTTCGAGTTCAAGTCCCTCCTGCACAGCAACGTCGCCAACATATTTTTTGACCTTATCTGCGATCAAATGGAAAACGCTTTCATCCAGGAGGTGCGTCGACGGAGTGGTCCGCCCTCAATCCGTTCCCACGTGCTCACCTCGGATCGGTCCTGA